attattataaattttattgatagAGTTGTACCACTTACAGAATTCACACCGTAATCCAAAGTAACCTTTTGGACATTCGCAAGTATCTTTCTGTACACATTTCCCACCGTTTAAACATTTCTCTGCACATATACCTGAAATCaaaatgaaacatttgaatAAAAACACTAAAAATATTTGATGATTTAACAGAGATATTTTCTTGAAGTCTGTAACAAATATGCTGCGCTTAAGGCAGCTGGGAATTCGATTGGCTAGTACATCCGCAGCTTCAAGGGCAACTGGATCAGGAAAGTTATTAGATACAATTATAAGGGTAGATCATGCTGGAGAGTTAGGAGCTGACAGAATATATGCTGGACAAATGGCTGTTTTAGGTATAAATATGAtgtaaaaatatcagaattatGTTAGAAATAAGCTTAAGTACATCTGGATACATAAGACAGGTAGGACTGCTGTTGGTCCGACTATTCAGCACATGTGGGATCAAGAGAAAAAGCATCGTGCCAAATTCGAGGAATTAATTCGGAAATATCGTGTACGACCAACTGTTTTAACACCCCTTTGGAATGTTGCTGGCTTTGTTCTTGGGGCTGGTACGGCGCTTATGGGAGAAAAAGCAGCTATGGCTTGTACCGTAGCAGTGGAAACGGTGATCACAGAACATTACAATGATCAATTACGCGCTTTAATGGAAAGTAATGAAAAaatagatgaagaaatattagaaaccattaaaaaatttagagaTGAAGAGCAAGAACATCATGACACAGGTATAGATCATGGTGCAGAACAAGCACCATTCTATCAAGCCTTaacaaatgttattaaatttggTTGTAAAACAGCTATATCGGTATCTAAagtaatataaatatgtatacaatacttaaataaagtaaaatagttTGTTTTCTACGTTTTGTAGTTCGAAATCAATGTACCTCCTTCGCAATACGGGCCTTGAAATCCTGGCGGGCATGAACAAATACCAGGTGCTGTACAATTACCACCATTCATACAATTTGGATAACACAATGCCTTTTTGCAGTGTGGAGGGCCCAGATATCCATCAGGACAAGGTCCAGGATTAGGTTCtgcaaagaaaattattatatttttatgatgccaatatttaaacataaataatcAGAATGAACTTGAATGTATTTGTTAATAACGTTACATAGTTACATGCAAAAACATTCATGTGTACAGTGTATATACTCTAAGGTCCATCTTCGTATTACAATCAACGTCTGTCGTGAAAACATGCACGAAATAATTTTCATCCGCTACGCCCCCTCAAATATAAGCAGATAAGCGTAATTAGATACACCGAACatcatttaaattaaatgcCTCGGGCATATGAGATTGCTTATTAACAGAAATTTAGGGATATCTTCGAAGCGGAACAGTCATGCATTTGTTCGGTCAGAAAGggcaattaattaattggaaTAAAGGCATGTCTACCGAGGAGTTCATCTCGGTATGTTGAAAAAATAGTTTATGCAAAGTTgtaacatttaaataaatcatttgccTGTGAATTCATAGAAGAATTCATATTTCGAACGAAGCATGCAGCAAATTAGCCGACGAATTATTGCTGATACAGAACTGTATGTGTGAGTGAAGAAATGATGATCGTGGGCGCGTTTGATGCACTCACCGCGCACGGTGCATTCTTTTCTCAGATTAAGACGAAGGGGTGTTCCGTTTAAAGGTTTCCCCTTGCGTGTTTCGATCATCAGTCCGATAGCCAATTGTGCAATGCCAGAACTGTTACCGGAACAGGGCATCAGGACGCTGAATTCTGTGACAATATCATGcatatacatttaacaattgACTatctattaaataaataattaattaaataaagaaacatAAAATTACCCTTAGGTCTCTTCGGTACTCTTCCTTGAGTTTTGATCGTGATAGACGGCGTCTTAAGGATCGACTCGTCGAACGATTTAAGccgataaaaattataatagtattttttaacaccagATTTCCATGTGAAATTCACGTAAGTTACTTCGCTCGGAATAATCGGAAGTTTACT
The sequence above is a segment of the Osmia lignaria lignaria isolate PbOS001 chromosome 12, iyOsmLign1, whole genome shotgun sequence genome. Coding sequences within it:
- the shf gene encoding WNT inhibitory factor 1 isoform X1, coding for MQWAAAALALASAAIVLLLETAAARHHHRSGNGHKPSGDISLWIDQQQIKMFSGVEMEIFAITEGRVLSYLLDPDFESKLPIIPSEVTYVNFTWKSGVKKYYYNFYRLKSFDESILKTPSITIKTQGRVPKRPKEFSVLMPCSGNSSGIAQLAIGLMIETRKGKPLNGTPLRLNLRKECTVREPNPGPCPDGYLGPPHCKKALCYPNCMNGGNCTAPGICSCPPGFQGPYCEGGICAEKCLNGGKCVQKDTCECPKGYFGLRCEFSKCVIPCLNGGKCKGNNVCRCPAGFKGDHCEIGRRSPQRSACTRACRNGTCQPDNTCLCEPGWFGKLCNKNKPWA
- the shf gene encoding WNT inhibitory factor 1 isoform X2: MQWAAAALALASAAIVLLLETAAARHHHRSGNGHKPSGDISLWIDQQQIKMFSGVEMEIFAITEGRVLSYLLDPDFESKLPIIPSEVTYVNFTWKSGVKKYYYNFYRLKSFDESILKTPSITIKTQGRVPKRPKEFSVLMPCSGNSSGIAQLAIGLMIETRKGKPLNGTPLRLNLRKECTVREPNPGPCPDGYLGPPHCKKALCYPNCMNGGNCTAPGICSCPPGFQGPYCEGGICAEKCLNGGKCVQKDTCECPKGYFGLRCEFSNLFCFSKVCNTLFEWRKV
- the Coq7 gene encoding ubiquinone biosynthesis protein COQ7, mitochondrial isoform X2 encodes the protein MLRLRQLGIRLASTSAASRATGSGKLLDTIIRVDHAGELGADRIYAGQMAVLGRTAVGPTIQHMWDQEKKHRAKFEELIRKYRVRPTVLTPLWNVAGFVLGAGTALMGEKAAMACTVAVETVITEHYNDQLRALMESNEKIDEEILETIKKFRDEEQEHHDTVRNQCTSFAIRALKSWRA
- the Coq7 gene encoding ubiquinone biosynthesis protein COQ7, mitochondrial isoform X1 is translated as MLRLRQLGIRLASTSAASRATGSGKLLDTIIRVDHAGELGADRIYAGQMAVLGRTAVGPTIQHMWDQEKKHRAKFEELIRKYRVRPTVLTPLWNVAGFVLGAGTALMGEKAAMACTVAVETVITEHYNDQLRALMESNEKIDEEILETIKKFRDEEQEHHDTGIDHGAEQAPFYQALTNVIKFGCKTAISVSKVI